From the genome of Primulina huaijiensis isolate GDHJ02 chromosome 11, ASM1229523v2, whole genome shotgun sequence:
AAATGAATACATACAGTAATTATCGAAAGATGAATGTCATTGCTATTACAGGAATACATCGCTTCAAGAAATATTGGTAGAGTTAAGGtctggtcatccatgaaaaattttcAAGCAGCTCAACAAATCCAAATACCCAAATATACACCACGAATGTTTGATACTTGTAAAGCGTTAGGGAGAGAATGTGTAGCTTGTAGAAATTAAAACGCAACTCAAAAGTTAATTTAATTGTTACTGGTAACATCAAATTTGGTGTCCATTGATCCATCCTACATGTTATTAACAAAATTTCGTCAAAAAGTTTACCTAAAAACAGCATGAGTGCTGCAAGCATAAACCTCCCTGGCTCCTTCTTGATGTAATAGAGCCGCACCTTTTGCAATAGTCCCTGCGAATAATCTGGAGTAAATGCAGTTTCCAACCACGGATACAAAAAACAAGACGAAGTAACTAAAACTGACGTCAATTAATGACCCTCGAATAATGGTAGATGCATAAAATATTGGGTCCAAGCGACTAACTAATACCTATGAATTAGCACAGAACAGGATGCAAGAAGTAATCCTATGGGAGAGTAAATCCTGCCAGCTAGAGCACTTTTAACTCTTTGAAAGTATGATCCTTAAAACTGAACTTCACCACATCATGTACAAGCATTCTTCTTTCCATTTCATACCCTTTCCCCATTATTCTAATAAATTTTCTTTCATTAATAAATACAAAATTCACACCCCctgataaataaatatgatacAAACTTAATTTGCGGCAATATCTTATTTCGTGTATGATTGCCATATCATTTTTCAGGAATTACTTATATTTAACTTTGATTCCTTAATTGTTCCAGATTGAAAAGAAAGGATTCTGAGTCAGGAGGTGAGAAAAAACTAACCAGCAGTATCAATCATGTCGTCCACCATCACTGCTACTTTTCCCTTGACATCACCAATCAAATTCATCACCTGAGCATttgattttcttatatttaagaCAGCTGAAGTATATCAAGAATGAGTACAAGTTACAACAGGAAAGGCCTATCTTAGATCACCCATTGGATTTAATAGCCACTTCCATATTAATTTGTTAATATGAATCTTATAAATTGCATCAAAGTACACAAATTTGTCAATCAATCAGAcatacaaataataaatatattttagcgAGGGACCATTAAGAGATAACATTATTAACCTCAGCGACATTATGCCCATGGCGTCTCTTATCTACAATGGCCAGAGGAGCATCGGACAACTTTTTGGCAAAAGCTCTAGCTCTAGCAACCCCACCAACATCAGGTGACACCACAACCAAATCATCAGAACATATTGTCTTACTGGCAAGATAATCAAGTATGACTGGCTGCTTGTGTGCGTATGACCGAATCATCCACCACCACATATACAAAAAACGGAGAAAGGAATTAGTTCACGTGAAATACCTATATGTGTCAACTAGCTTTAATAATTCAATCGCAGCAACAATTAAAAAGGTATATCACCAGTCCATGCACATGATCCACTGGAATGTCAAAATAACCAATTGACTGCCCCGAATGGAGGTCACAAGCAAGGACCCGATCTGCACCTGCTTCAGTGATCAAGTTTGCCACAAGTTTTGCAGCAATTGATTCACGTCCTTGAGTCTAAAATGTAAGTGCATAATTAAAATGAGAAGAAGAGGATATATTCAAAAATGCTCAATCAAACGGTAGGTGAAGCACATAAAATGTGATATACCACATTGAAGCCAGTTATATTTACATGTTATCAGTTCCTGAGTGTGAAAGTAAAAACATCCTAAAACATAACATGAAAagaatccaaaggaaaatacaACTAGGTGATGTTTAGATATCTCTATTATCATGGGCAGATAGAGTCTAGGATCAAGGATGAGCAGATGGGCAAACTTTATAATTTACATGTTACCCGAAATTTGTATAGCTTCAAGTCCAGATTTCAACATGAGATAACCGAGTCAACCAGACTTTGTGTGTTATTTTTGGTACATTTTGCAATCTGAATAACATGCGATCCATGTTGatatacatttttttctttACGGAGAACAAAAGGAGTAAATCTTGCCTTTCGATCAGCCCGTGCATATCCAAAATAAGGAATAACAGCTGTAATATTTTTGGCAGAAGCCCGCCGGCAAGCATCAATCATTATCAAGAGTTCCATGAGATTTTCATTGGCTGGTGGGCATGTAGGTTGCACAAGATACACATCACATCCTCTGACACTCTCTTGTAACTGAACATAAATCTCTCCATCAGCAAAACGTTTGATCTtaatttttccaagctccagaCCCATATAACAAGCAATTTCCTGTAAATGAAGCATTTGCCCATATGGCAATATAGTGAGCAAAAAATAGATAAAGTACGGAGAAAATCTATAAAGAGATTCAGAGAAACTCAAGAAGCAACAGGATATTTTTCACACAGCAATTCAAACCAAAATAGGAGCAACAAACTTTAATTGGAAATTTGCCGCGCAGGGCTGGAACAGCACGACGAGAGACTACCCAACACTAACTCTGCACTTAGatcataaatttaatcactGTAATCGAGCTCGATGAACTGTAGACAATTCCAAGTTCTCACAATCTAACACTGAGACCCAAATTCAAGAATGTCAAACATTCGACTCTCACATTTCCATCATATAAATTCGCTCCAACAGCACGTTAATGACAGCAAAACGATTTTCTTTTTCTGAAAAGTACATGATCACCTCTCTCACACGCAAACAAATGCACAACATCGAAGCAAGCAGAAACCTGAGAAAGTCCAGGATTGGCGGTCCCAGAAAAAATACGAAGCCGTGTATCATTCTTCTGAGCCGGAATTCTGTCCAATAATTGATTAGGACTGGTCAAGAAGCTGGGAAACGGGGTAGCTTGCCCATTATGATCAAGCCCGACGGTGATTGGTTTCCCATTTTCCTTCCATTTCATCGACTCCAACACATTATCACACCTCTACGAGAAAAACAATAGCATCAAATCCCAATATATATTCAGAGAGTGTGATACATGCAAGAAAAACAAAATCTCACAATTAGTGATGGGGTTCGAGGAGTTGAGTGAAAAGCTTTATGGGGATTCAGAAGGTTGCTCATGGACCAGGCAAGAGAAGCCATTCAGGTACCAGAATTGTGATCACCGGTGAGAGAATTAGGGAATTAGGGTTTTAGCTATTTCCCAATGgattgtaaaatattaatttagtttttaaattttatttttcatgattcTTTCTTACAGTccatattttgatatttaattaaataaattcattcGAAATCCAGAGTTCTAggtgaaattttatttcaattgagTTCCGAAattgatatttatatatcaTGTGGGACTTTGATGTCGTATGAATGACGAcacctaaataaaatataatatcctacaaaaatttatttcaagcaAATGTAATAAAAGTAAGGGTGTTTTAGAAGCCGACCCgatcccaaaaaaataaagtttgagtTGGATGTTTTCGGATTTGGAGTCAGACTAAGTTGGTCTCgatatatgacccaaaaaaatAATCGGCTTCgggtatatttatttttttaaaaataattaatatttttcatatttttatatattgtatgtttttttaaaaaattttgtatatttatataaaaaaatttcattatttaatattgttttgtgcattttttttaaaaaaattgtttatttgatttagatatatttttaattttctacgattcgaatttcaaatttaaataatatattagacatgttttgttattatgtgtttaaattaaaatattatttttttgaatttttatttaattatttttaaaaaatcaaaatcagctCGAGTCGGGTTCAGATTGGGAGTTTTCGAGTTGGACAGTTTTTTAATAGTGTCATGTGCCCACTTGatccacccgaattgacacctcTAATGAGACACACTTAACATATGGAGGATAACTACACAGATTAAAACACATTTTCTAAATTTAAGTCGTTTTCATCCGTTCTTGAttgttatatgttataaatcATAAGAGAAAAGAGAGATAGATAGACATAATTCATACGATAAGAGAGAGAGAATTCACGAGttaatattcaaataaaaattttattgaacTCAATCGCTCTATTGAGAAATAacataatacaaatatttattgatATTATCTTTCTCTATTTATCTAGATCACAACATTTTCAAATCCTAAGTAAATAAAGATAATTATCTacaatatgaatatgtttataacaagactttcattatttttaattatgtagTGTGACCATATTAATTTCAGTCTAACTACTTAGTTCAAAACTTGTCCGAACTAAAATGGAAAGTAACTTTTATGAATATATTTAGGATTCCCAAATCACACTACCTTGATGCCCAATGTGCGATCATAATTCACAAGTAATGAAATCAACTTTCCACAACTTTTGGCCTAAAACtgatttatacatttctttGTATGAACCTACTTAACTACAACAAATACCATCATCAAACCGTAACATCTCATCAAACTTAGCAACAACCGGTCCAACAATCTGATACTCTGATTCGTCGGTCCAGTCTTGCAAGTTGCGTCGAAGAATCTAAATCCTTCAGCAGCAAGAAAACCAGCTTTCTAAGAATACTGCAGCGTAGTAGTTTAGCTACGCCAAATATTTTGCTTCTTAGTTTCGAACCAGGCTCCATCGTTGAGCATGTCTTCAGCATCAGTCTCCATTCCGAGCTTAGAAAGGGCCAGAGCTTGCATGTAAAAGGCTGTAGGCCACTCAGGCAAGCAAACTTGAGCCTGCATAGCGTCTCTCAATGCTAGTTCAGGTTGGCCTACCATCAAGTAGGAAAACGCCCGCCTCACAAAAACCGTGCCAGATGGAACAGACATCATTGATAGTAGCTGTGGATAGATGATCAGTTGAAACGGTTACAGGTTAGAGTTTTGCAGAACTTTAAAGCTGTAAAAATATAGTGAGGATAGAAGACAACTCATACAGAATTTTACGTGGTTCAATCATAAAGAACTTGGATCATGACACGATGGCCAAAGTATTGAAACTCTATCAATTCTTATTTGTTTGTGATATTTCTATacgtgaaaaaatatatattagtttttAGTATAAATATGGTAGGAAATTTTCCTATAACTAACCAACAATCAgattatgttaaatatattGTTCTTTAATTTCTAACAGAAACATTAGAATGAACCGCTTATGAAATGTATTATCAGCTATTAACCCTTGAAAGAACTTTTAACCACTGCATTAGGGATGCTAATAGATGAACACTGAAAACCTGACCAGTGAGTTCAGACTCTTCGTTTGCAAACCATACACGATGATTAGCTTTGGTTTAAAAACCAACTATTTGGAGGAATTTATGAAGTCTCCTGCAGAAAGAAGGCTACACCATCAAACCAAATaaatgagaggaaaaaaaaagagaaaccTTGGAGTAGAAGTCAATTGCATTCTTGAAATCTTTGTCCCTGAATGCAATATCGCCAAATTTCTTCGTATTTAGCATATCCTGAACTTGTTGTGTCCATTCTTGGAAAGAAAGCTTCACCAATTACAACATAAAGTAAGCGTGCATGATACAAAAAATTTCCTCTCACAAACAGTAAACAGGAATAGATAACAAAAACATGTATTCAAAAGAGACACCTATACAAACACGAGTGTGTGCCAACTTATATTGAAAAACATAAGATgactttaatttgttttaatcaTGTGTAGAACTTATTGTTATCAAACCACAAAAATTATAGTTGACGATCACGGTaccaatcaatttttttaaaccatACAAGAGGTCCATACACCATATTTCAATTGTAGCGCCACAAAATCGAAAATTATTAGTTCCCAACAAAAATAGAGCGGGAAAATAAGCTGACCTCATTGTCTGCACCCTCTTCATCTTTATAGCCTGTTTTGAGCAAGATGTCATGAACGGCGGTAAGGTCAATCCTCGCGCAAGCCTTTCCAAGCGGAGAAAACATGGTCGGGAGAACCACTGGGGTTCTTGTTAAACCCATTAGTATATGTGATGCAACCTAGAAGAGCAGAGAAAAACATTATCTTTGTAAGTCAATCTTGTACATTAAGCTCAGTAGCTGCTCCCAGTTGAAATTTAAAACGGTAGAATTACAATGAAGAGAACTCAATGAGTATTTACACTAATTGCCCACGAAAGCATACACCAGTGATCAAAGGGCTAAAACTTTATTACTCTTAGTTTAGAATATAAATTCACCTCTTTACAAAgagaaaaatatattgaatgCATATAACAGAAGAGCTTCCCcaacaataaaatcatataaaaatatgataaatctGGATAATATCATGTTCCAG
Proteins encoded in this window:
- the LOC140988824 gene encoding ribose-phosphate pyrophosphokinase 1-like; protein product: MASLAWSMSNLLNPHKAFHSTPRTPSLIRCDNVLESMKWKENGKPITVGLDHNGQATPFPSFLTSPNQLLDRIPAQKNDTRLRIFSGTANPGLSQEIACYMGLELGKIKIKRFADGEIYVQLQESVRGCDVYLVQPTCPPANENLMELLIMIDACRRASAKNITAVIPYFGYARADRKTQGRESIAAKLVANLITEAGADRVLACDLHSGQSIGYFDIPVDHVHGLPVILDYLASKTICSDDLVVVSPDVGGVARARAFAKKLSDAPLAIVDKRRHGHNVAEVMNLIGDVKGKVAVMVDDMIDTAGTIAKGAALLHQEGAREVYACSTHAVFSPPAVERLSSGLFQEVIITNTIPVSELNYFPQLTILSVANLLGETIWRVHDDCAAGFEPYSSLDID